The Macaca mulatta isolate MMU2019108-1 chromosome X, T2T-MMU8v2.0, whole genome shotgun sequence DNA window ctgggcaacagcgtgagactccgtctcaaaaaaaaaaaaaaaaaaaaaaaaaaagaattgggagGAGAGAACTTAAATGTTTATGCCCCAGGCAACTGATTTATATATGtcctctcatttaatcctcacacattgtgaggaaaattttaaaacatctttccaTTACCAGATGGTTAAACTGAGGCTCCTAGCGAGGTCGTCACTTGACCAATGTCTCGGTAGGTATCAGGGACTGGTGGGTAACTCGCCACGTCCCCATAACCACCTCATCCTCCATGCATGGAATTAGGAACTCTGCTCACTTTGAGTGAGAGAAACCTGGCTTAGGAATCTCTGCAGGTGGGTGTGGAGCTGTGAGAAACTAGGGGCAGAATTGCGTCTCTTAGCAGAGCGGTGGCAGTGCAAGGTGGCTTATGGAGAGTAAAACGTCAAAGAAGCCAGGCAACTCGATTGTTCAATGACTTGGCGCCTGGCTGGGCTTCCGGCTTCGCGCCTGCGTATTGCCAATTAGCCCCCAGAAGCCCTGTCGAATAGACCAGCAAAGGACAATGACGAGCACTCCTTTCCTGGCCAATCCTATTAAAGGGTGGGCTTGGCTCCTTAACCAATCAAGGTCCCCCGAAGGGGCGGAGTTTTCTTCGGATTGGCTCTAAGCCTCGGGGGTAAAAATAAAGTGTTTCCATCCCCAGCCAATCCCTGGAAAGGCAGAAGGGCACTCCTCCAATGGGAGCCGGGGAGCCGTCTGTAGCGGCGTAGGCCCGTGCCCCTGCTCGCGCTGCAGCCCGTGGAAGGGTTGCGTCCAGTGTATCCTCCAGATCTTGCGGTAGTCCTCTCGTATCTGTGCGCGCGCGGGAGGGACAGCGGCGGCGACGGCCGGAGGTGTACGGTGAGAAGCCATAAAGACTGGGCTGTGGGGGGAGTGGCAGCGGGAAGAGGCCGGCCGGAGCTCGCCAGGGGTGGGGCCTGCGCGAGCTTTTACTTGGGCGGCCTCTCAATCCTAGGTCAGCGGGTTGCGGAGGATCGTGCGGGTAGCAAAGGGAGGCCGAGTGCGCCTGCGGCTCCCAGACGGCAAACGGGTGAGTACTCTGCGGAGCAGTCGGTGCCTGTTGCTGCCCTCCGTAGCCCCACTTCCCACCCTCAGTGTCTTTCGAAACGGTTCCATGCAGGTCTGCCGCTCACGTGATCATCTGCGTGCGTGTCTGTCTCTGCACCCCCTCTCCCATCTCTATCTCTTTCTGACTGTCCCACTTTTTAAGACGTAGTAGACATAAGATGCTGAATCCTGACCTGACCAGTTTAAACTAGCTATGAGACCTTGAGCTGTCTCCTTCACCaacctgggcctcagtttcctcatctgtcaattGGGGGTCTGATAATCTGTACCTGAGACAATTGCATGTGCGTTACTTTGCCCTGCACCCAGTCTTTagaaaattttcaataaataatgacTATCTTGATTGAAAAGAATATTGTCTCTCTTGgtttctgtcttttctctgtctcAGACCCTTCCTCCATTGGATCTTTCTGAATGCTTCTGCCTTTCTGTtactgtttttcctctttttacccGTCTCTTTCTCAACCCTAAGAGGTTAGAGGTGCATAGTTCATAGCAATTGGTTTACCCCCGAGGACATGAGCTTAGCCTGGGGCTCCGACCTGTTTTGTGGGTTAAAAAATGGAACCTGGCTTTGGGTTGCTTCTGGTCTCATTGAAGAGAGAACTATTTGCTCCCCAGCCTACTCTGTTAAACAAGTAGAGACACCCAAAGTGGGGAGCAACTTAGATTAAAAACCACTTTTTAATAACCCCTTATCCTATATGTTAGTCACCAGAAGAAGCCCACAGATCTCCTGGTTACATCTCCATACAGCCCTGGACatcctattttctattttcatcctGAAATCCTTTGACCAGGCCTTAAGGAACTCACCTTCAGTTATCAGCAAAATTCCCTCCATTCTCATCCTGGCTTCTGAATACTCCCTTTATTTTCTTGCCATGCTTTGGTCGTTCTCATACTTGTTGGACCCaacattgcttttttttaaataaggtatattttgaaatgcttcacttttctaaaatgaaatggATAGAAAATAGAATCTGTCTACACACATAATTCCCTGAAAACCAATATAATGCCTTAATTGTAATATAGAGAGTAGTAAAGGAAGAGTAATGTATattacattatacatatatatgcaaagaCTGGGATATGACTCCACTAGAAGACATAATGAAATGGTCTTACACTTAATGATAGTGACAGCTACGAGTGTGTTGATGGGTGATTCAGAAGCCacaggtaggccgggcgcggtggctcaagcctgtaatcccagcactttgggaggccgagacgggtggatcacgaggtcaggagatcgagaccatcctggcgaacaccgtgaaaccccgtctcaactaaaaaatacaaaaaactagccgggcgaggtggtgggcgcctgtagtcccagctactcgggaggctgaggcaggagaatggcgcaaacctgggaggcggagcttgcagtgagctgagatccggccactgcactccagcccgggctacagagcgagactccgcctcaa harbors:
- the LOC106995211 gene encoding uncharacterized protein LOC106995211; the protein is MPSAGCQENGLEERRARRRPVPLLALQPVEGLRPVYPPDLAVVLSYLCARGRDSGGDGRRCTVSGLRRIVRVAKGGRVRLRLPDGKRDLALSPRPECSGAITAHCSLDLPGSSNPPTSASQLLPLLKS